In Euphorbia lathyris chromosome 10, ddEupLath1.1, whole genome shotgun sequence, the DNA window ttcttatatttttaaaaattatcattaATACGACACGAAGTCGACACTAAaccgaacaggttaacacgattgtggcacgaaagtttttgggttgggtttgggtttaccctttttaacatgaacccaaaaatgacacgacacgaacacgataattgccaagtatatatatataagaacatAGTGACAGCAAAAACAAGAACATCATGCGTAGGAATGGAACATACTTTCATCTTTTTAGGTGGGAGGCTCAGACTAATGGCCCTCTCAAAGAGCGCACGGGTAACATCTGCATCTCCAAGTTTGATCTCCTGTTCATCAGAATAAGTAACAGAACCAAATAAGATTTACTTCAAAGGTACACATATAGTTGAATAACCAACCAAAGTAGATGATCTTACTTGATCGATATACACACTCCATAAATCTGTTCTTTTCGGGTACTCGCGCAAAATTCCTTCAAACATGGACCTCCCTCTATCAGGAACCCCACATTTGAATTCTAGGATAGCTGTCTGTGAGATGAATTTGATGTGTTTATGGTGGGGAAGGCTTAACAGAGCACGCTGAATAACAGCCTGAATACCTTCTTGCTCTTGCTTCAAAAGTCTATGTACCCGCTTCAGCCATATCTGGAATTTCAAGGAAAGCTTTGGTCAAATGATCTGCCAAACAATCCTCAATGGAGGGAGGAAAAACTTGCAAAGAAAACCACACGTTACCTTGCATGAAGTTCTGAACTTTTTGACCATTCTGTCAAGAAGTTCATCAGCCAACTTATGCTGCTCGGTCCTTTCATACATTCCCAAAAGTGCTAGATGGACCTTTTTGGGATCACAGTACTGTAGTGCTCTTTGAAAAACTTTTTTAACATCttcctaaaaaaaataactaatataattatatatttttttattaatatcagTGAATAACTTGAGTTAGTTTACGCTACCCCTGGAGGATTTCCATGTTCATTTTCCAAATTGAAGTAGGCTAGCCAAATGTTAAGCTTCTCGTGTTCTTCCCGGACATTTATTGTTCTCAAAGCCCTTCATAAGTAAAAGAAACAAATATTGGACGTCAATTATCAATCCaggacaacaacaacaacaacaacaaagccttagtcccgaaatgattcggggtcggctaacatgaaccatcatataaaaccgtgaaatcaagcccggacaaaggagggttgcggtaggtttgtggcggccagcgtaaaacttagccacatcttatgacatgaaccataattatCAATCCAGGACAAATGAAAAAATTTAAGCCTCCCATAATGACCTGATATTCTGATCGACAACAATTTTCAGACTGTTAAGGAGTTTTTAAGCAATTTTCAGGAAGAAGGCCAGCACTTTGCATACCGTTCAGCAATTGAGCGAGCTTTCTCAATGTCAGCCAATTTAAGCAAGAAATCCATGTAGTTTATCCAAATAAAACTGTTATTAGGAGAGCTGCGGATCAGTTTCTCAAAATCATCAGCAGTACTTGGTTTATCGTTTTCCAGCACTCTGTCTTCAGCAGCACTAATTTCTTTCTCCCTGCAGGGATAGTTTTCAGGATCAAAATTACCAAGTCATGATGATAAAAAAGATAAGTCTAAACTATATCCACACAATAGTTGTCAAATCGAGACTCGTGAATCGAAATTCACATTTTGTGAACCGTGACTCGTGAATTGTAAGATTCAGTCAAATTCATaatcttataaaaaaataaaatattttctatgttgaactcaaaatattatcaaatattagtctataaatgcaattttaatgtcAAAAAAGAATATCAACCAAGTACTTACAATTCAAATCTAATGCAAATGCAatcctaataaaactaattcacaAATCGGACTCTGTTTAATAACTTAGTGGAGATGGAGAGCTTGAACTTCTGACTCCTTCTGATGGAATGAAACTAGTTTGAGTTGATAACTTGATAAATAACAATACCGGATTAGAGGATAGTGGATTTAGTAGTTagtgttgttgaagtttttgatgaaCAGTGATGAAGATCCAAAtcgaaatagagctgaatcgaATTGTAGGATTCGAATAGTGAATTGTAAGATTCTAACAACAGTGATCCAGACTAAATAACTCATCACATAACGAAACAACCAAGCCTTAATCCACTAGTTGGAGTCGGCTGTATGGGTTCCTCCTCCTTCTCATCCATCTCTGGCTATATAACCCATCTCATAAGAGAACTTTAAACTTGCaagattagaaaaaaaaaatgacctTTCTTCCTTTGCTTTCTTTTTTGCACGTCTATTGTTCTTCTCCTCGTCAATATGCTCTTGATTTTGGTCAACTACATCATCTGTATCAGACTGCTCAACATCATCAAGGGTGACATCAAGTGGAGGAACTGAAGCCCTTGCTTCTGCTTGTATGAGAAGTGAAGGTTCTTCATTTTCAAGTTCGAAGTCCATCATTTCTAGACCATGTGAACTGCTGTCGAGTGACTTATTATCACCATCATCATCAGTACCATCATCTTCACTAATGGCCACCGCAGTCTCTTTTTCTGAAGGGAGAATTCCAACATAATTTCCATTTTCCAAATCTTTCATTCCAAGAGATATTCGATGTCTTTCTTCGTCCACCTATGAAACGGCATTGATGAATCAATGAAAATACTCAGCACATGCCAAAAATAATCAGATTGTTACAGCCAATCTAAACAGAGTGATATAATCTGCTGATGGAGAACCAGACcatatatattatactaataCATTGAAATGTGGTGTTCAAGATCTTGAAAACCACTACCTTCAAAATTCTTGCAGTGACCTTCTCCCCTGCTCTATATTTAGCTTGAATGTTGTCCCCGTGATCATCTGAAAGCTCTGAAACATGGCATAATCCAACCTAGGCCATTATTAAAAGAGCACAAAAAGTCAGAATGCGTAAAGGGCATTGTTTAGATTAAAAGGCATACAGGGcagagaaaaataaataagacaAAACAAATTTCATACATCTACGCCTGTCCGCCATATACAGAACTCAAGCAAGATACCTCAACTGGGGGCAAGATATCTCAAGTTGTTTATTCCATTGGGAAATTTCAAGATAAGGTAGACAGCCCAGGATATCATTCACAATTGCCATGATGAGGAGGCTACAACTCCATTTAAAACCCATTTACTTATTCAATATATCCACAACTTTTTAAAAATAACTTATTCCTTACCGAGTTTGTGTGGTCAATTGCAATAAAAAGACCATATGGTTCCACCCGTTTAATCCTGCCAGAAATTTTATCTCCAACATGTAGATGACTCAAATCATTAGGTCCAGATTTTGCAGCACCGCATGCATTCGATTTTTTCAAAGTGACTTCTACTCGCTTAGATAAAGGTTCCACTGAAACTACCCTGAAATCAAGTTATTTTAGCACATTAGTTTACAAATTACCACCCACGGGATGGGAATATGTGAGAAATACACCTACCTTCCTATTACAAGTTTGCCGGTGGGAAATTCCTTTTCAGGATTTTCAATAAATTCATCAGATAAGTGTGAGATGAGAATTCTGGCATCAATCTTCCTCGAAAGCAAAATGAAGCAACCTTTGGGTGTCACATTCTTGACATAACCCTGTCAGGCAgcgaaaagaaaaaaaagatgatAAGCAACAAACATTTGATTAATGGATGCtacaaaacaataaaaggaTTAACTGATTAGCACAACAAGCCTCAGATGAGAATATCAACCCAAGGTATAAAACATTTCTTCTAGAATCACAATATATTACTATTATATAACATTTTTAATTCTACCTAATTACAATAAAAGACGAATTTAGAATGAAGAAATGCCCCTACAGAACATTCCCCCCCACCGACCATGGCAGGCCTCAGTTTTTCCGTGAAACTTTTCATGGAATTGTTGCTCAATCAACATCTTGCACATTCCCAGGGAATCTTTCTTCAGTGACATAATTGGTATGAACACTTCTAAAAATGTATCAATGAAAGCCTACactaaaatattatttgttGTACTAATTGAAGGTACTCCCAATTAAActtattgataattgactaaACTAGGAAGATATCAATATTCTGGACGTGCAAGTGAAAGCGTCCTCGTTCAGAGAAGGTAATCTCTTCTTTTTAACTATAAACCATATCAAATGTAGAAAAGTGATTGTTCAACATGATGTACATTTAGTCTCTAAAGAGATTTTAGATTCTAAAGGGATTTTCCTTAAAGCAAATATACGATCATACAAAGAATGTAGAATTTATTCTATCCTACATGTTCCTGAATTGCATTCAATTATTACACTAATTGACCTTATTTATTAACTGATAGTGTTGCTGAGAAATCAGATAACTTTTGGCTCACATGAGAATGCAGTAAAATATAAGAGCTTCCACAATAAAGGTCTGGAGAACAAAATAATGTTCTATACCTGTACAACTGTATTAGGATGCAGATCCTCGACCTTTTCAACACGCTGGCTAGGAGCATCCCTACAAATCACAAGGGATTATTCAGTAAACACGATGCTATAATTAGGAGAAAATGACCAAATCTGGGGAATCCCATGAAAGAGaggtaaaaaaataatatatacatcTAAACATTCTCTTGTCAGAAGTTCACCAAACGTTTTTACTTATACAACAAACAAAAGTCCTTGCATAATTAATTGAAGCTTGCAAGTTTTGAGTTCAGAAATTCTTATTCTTATTTATGTCTATTCGAGCACAGATAAGCGCCCTCTAAGCAGAGATGCCACATGCCTCATGGACAAACTTGAGATATTAATTAGTAACATTAAATTTTAAGAGAATAAAATATGATAATAAGAAAAGCTTTAAGACGTACACATTCTCTGAGAGTTCAGTCGAATTCCGACTAAGCATGCCATCTAAAGAGGAACGTAATGAGAGATCCACGTGAATAGTTCCCTGGACAGAACTGCTAATCTCAAGCACCTTGCATTGGACAAATTGCCCTTCACGATAACAAGATAATGGATCAGACACCCATGAGTCCTGAAGTTCAGTAAAGTGAACTCTACCATGTAAATGTGGGCCAATTTGCACAACTAATCCACCAACACCAGGAAGTATTTTGGAAATTCTTCCGCCCACAACTTCTCCTTCATGAATATGGCTAGAAGCAAGATCATGTGGAACATTCTCCAGAGCCTCATTCATATTCTTGGCCTTGCCATCAAAATGTTTACCAGACACTGCGCAAAATGGATGTAGAACCAAACGCAGCAATTTTTTCTCCTTGCTATAACTTAAAGCATTTCCATTAACAGCCTTTCCCACAAAAAAGCGTTTCTGGAATTCTTGAAGTTCATTGGGCTGATTTCCACTATCGAGAATAAAAAGTTGTGCTTTTACATTTCGAGATACCGTTATCCAGGCCCAATCACTATCCACTTTATACACATAACCGGAAACATGTTGTCCAAGTGAAAATTCATGATTCTCAGAAACAAGCTTATCCCCTAATTCACAAAAATCTGCAATGTAATCGGATTCAATTAAGACATCATAGCCGCAAATCAAGTAAGCATTCTTTTGtaagtatttatttatatacatGTAGACAATTACAACACTGGATCTGGACCAAATCGTGGTCACACATATTTGCTTATTAAACTTCAGACTTGTAGAAATTCTCACATACAACTACAGCAGGAATAGGCAAGATCTATGACTTGTAAAATATCATAGGGGAAATTATGATAGGCATTTCAAATCCACGTGAAAATATAATAGGCATCTTTATAGAACAAGTTAGAATGGTTATTTATGAGTTCCTTTTACTGTGGTACCCAGCAAGATACTATATATTATAGCTAATACCACAAAACTTAATAAAGTGAAATAGGCTTTAGAACACCAACAGATCTTAATAGCAGATGATCAAGAACACAAAAACATAACTGTTTTGAATTTATGTTGAGCAAAATGAAATGATCTCAATATCAAGTTACATGATAGACATAAATCAAAGTTCCATTTAGTCTTCTTGGCAGTTATATTTCAACCCTTATACACTACCTTAGCCTAAGGACAATCTCAAAGAcaacacaaataaaaaaaaaaattgccatATTTTACCTACCTGTAATCATTTTTGGTTTAACAGACAGCTCCCAGAGCTTGTTTTTATCTGATTTACTAGCCTTAGCAACTATCCTCGCAGTGACAGTTTGGCCGATTCTAAATCCTTCGAATGGGTTCTCTACACAGTCATCATTCACCTATCACATGAGATGAATAAGAAAATTGTGCACAACTCAGAACAATGAGACATTTTAAAGAGGAGCATTTGAAGGTTGCTCACATAAAAGCAACATTAATATCTACTTAATTTGAGCATTCACCTCAGTTATAGAAATCCTCCCCCGGAAACCAATACCAAATTTTAACCTCATTTCAAGAGACTTCTTTTCAGTAATCTGGAAAATAATATCATGATAGCACacaaatataacataattttCAGCCAAAGAAGTGAAGAAAGTaactataaaatattaaattattaatagaagaTATTTAAATCTTAGTCAGTGCTAGCTGTCACAATCATTTTacaaatatgtaaagaaaacaTCAGTAGATACCTCTGCCTGAACCAGGGATCCAACATCATAGCTCGATTTCTTTTTTGCCTTCTTTGAACTGGATGTCTCAGTTACCTCCCTGATTGATTTGAGAAGCAAAAGCAGCTTCCCTGCATTTGAAGGACTAGGGATTTCCATCACAGTTGCAAGTACACTGCACCAAGCAAAAACACTATAAGCTGGACTACCAAATGTAAATCACAATAATAATGCAAGAAAAGTAAATAATACTCCAACTATGGTTAGCAGAATTGAAGCAAAAGAAATCTTACAAAAACGAATATGATTAGCAGTCCGTTTAGCAGATAAGAAGGGAGAGGTAATGACAAAGGTGAAGGGAGGGTAAATAAATTTACAATCCACTAGTTGGTTTGAGGGTGaaagaaaatggaaagaaaacagaaaaaaatgtGCGCCAATTTATTTGAGGTAAACGGAAAAGATTCCTTTCCCCTCCATTCTCCTCCCCTTGACACATAATGTTAACTGCCAATCAGCAACTAATTCAAATAAAACTGAAGATGGAATTCCCCTGCATactattaaaaagaaaaatacaccAATTAAGGTTGGCTTGAGTGGTTCAGGGCCTCAAGTCGCTTAAGCTAGAGACCTCGAGTTCGAGTCCTAGTGTAAACTTCAGTAGGAAGAGGATCGACTTAAAGGTTGTCTGGCGAGCCTCGAACTGATTAATCACATAAAACTACCAAaaattttttataaagagaAGTACAAAGACTAACATGCCCAATGCCCATACAAGAAAGATGAGATGTATGTACATAATAATGTACTGTCTgtgaaaagtaataatcaaagAGATAAAAACATATCAACCTTTGTCCGTTCAAAAAATGTTTTTGAGGAAGCTTCTGTGTGTTGTAGTCTGATACGGATGCATATCCTATAGCATAATCATGCTCAGGAATTGACAAAATCTGTTTTGCAGGAAAATCATGAGTATGAAGAAATGTGCATGTCTTTTGAAGTATTCTataatgaggaagaagaaaatcttGCCAAATAGTTCTCTTTCACAATCTCCACCACAGCATTTACTGTTTGATGCAACTCCAACTCTTTAGACAATTCTCTTTTGCGTTTctggaattaaaaaaaatcatttatgAAGTTAATGCACATGTCATAATACAGGAAAGGCTTGAAATTATTTCACACGGCCACTGTATTATAAAAAGGGTACAACAAGAAATTGTTTCATCTACTTTCTAGGAAGTTAACCTTCTGAGCATGGTTCCAATAATACAACCAGGGCCATAACATCGAACCCTAAACAACATTTACTACTCTTTTCTTCACTTCTCATTGTCTATCATCTAATTACGTTTACAAAgcacatacaaaaaaaaaaacacaagaaAAAATATCAATGCTTTACCTTCTTGTGAGTAAGACTGTTTGATCTTTCCTCACTGGATTTATCAAGAAACTGAGGTTTCAAAGATAACTCCACAAATCGATCACTCTTGAGAACATCAAGAACTGCAGCTCGAACAGTTGATCCTGTTTCTACCACTATTTGGCCTACTGTTGCAGTTACAAGTTTAGCAATTGAAAGAATTACTCTATAAcctatcaaataataataacgaCAAGAACAGTAATCAAAACTTACACTGATAGTGTGCAATAAAACCAACAACACCATTATATTTATCGAAGGTAACAACAATTCCAACATCCTTAGATTCCTTAACTTTTGCCTCGATCACACTGCCAATTTTAAAACTTTCAAGCCATTTCATGTCGGGACTTATTGAATCTGAACTTGTAGAATCTGGAGAAAAGTGAAAGATGATCAGAAATAACATGCAGAATGATACATTTTAGCGGAAGATGAAAATATTAACAGAATTGCAACTGAGAAGACAACATTGACCCTTTACATTTTAAAAACAATAGTATGtgatccaaaaaaaaaagtaagcacAACATACAACTTCTTACCTTATCCTCCAGACGAAAATACGATTCAAGAAAGGATGCATCTGTTGAAAAACATGATGATTGCTTCATTGACACTGTTATTCTATTTGTTTCACTGTTTAcctaaaaaatgaaattaatggACTGATCACTAGACATCCTTGAAATCataattttggaaattaaaGTCTCAGCTAGCCCACTAACATCAATTATATTGCTCCTAACGGATTGCCCAATGTAAAAGGCCTCTGCAAGCTGAGCTTTCTGGTCATCCATTGTCTGCAaaaatgaaaatagataaaggtGCCAAAAATGTAATTTTCCTTCATTAAACTGTTTCATCAAGTTCTCAACTATCAGAAGTGGTTCTGCGCCGCAGCAGCCTTACACAACATATATATGTTCGGTGTTCACAAACGAACTGCTTGATTGTGCATTTGCACTACAAAAAATTTGGTACATACTACCGGAACTCAAACCCATTATGAGGGCCCTCACCTACAAGGTCAAACTTCCATGTAGAATGATTCTTTCAAATATGGTCCTAAAATTTGAACACCCTTTGACAAAATTTCAGGAACTATtattaacataaaaataaacagAACTTACCATCCTTCTGGGGGAGAAACCGGTCAAATGCCCGAGAAATCGAACAAAGCAGCCTGTTTCAATTATGTTACAGATGTAACCCTGGTCCAAAAAAGCAAATTGATATTCATAAGTATAACACATAATCTCAGGGTTAAATGCACCGTTGGTCACTAACTTATATAGTtttctcaaaatggtcactcaactttgagttttgtctcaattaggtcactccggCTTTCAATGGTTAAAAGGCATCAGAATGATGCCATGGCTGAGACGTCAACATGAGTCAACTCAGATTTCTGACCGAAAAGACACGAGGCAGCCACGTGTccattatttttatgaaaagaattcagttttgttttttttcataaaattaacCGATATGTGGTTGCCAGGTGGCGCATATGTGGATTCCATGTATAGTTTCGGTCTGAGATCTGAATTGACTTATGCTGATATGTTACCCGTGTCATCGTTTCGATCCCTTTTAATCACTGAAATAGGAGttacctaattgagacaaaactcaaagttgagtagTTTTATTGAAGACCACTCAAAGTTGAGTAGTTTTATTgaagacaaattgaagttgagtggtcattttgagacaaccatgtgaccaatggtgcatttaaccccacAATCTCATTGACTGCTATTGCATCTATTGCAAACAAAATATAGCAATTCCTAATGCACATCCATGCAATAATAGTAAACACATGTTAAGAGTAATAAGATAGCTTTATTAGCAAAAGTACGAAGACCATGGTACTCACATGGACAACTGACTGAGGACAAATCTGGCTGAATTCCGAGGGAATCTGACAAGCCGAGTTGATCAGAGAATATTTTGCAGACAGAACCAAACTTTTGCTACCAATATCTACATCATTACATCAGTATGTACAAAAAGATTAACAATTTTTATCATAGAACACACAGCAAGAcaaaatattagaaaataacaGAGCAAAGTACTGTAAATGTCTAAGATGCTATGATTCCCCTAAAGCACCAAAACAGCAGCATGGTGCTTGCTCACATGGAGTGCAATAAATTTCAAGGCCACGTGTTTGGTAATTTTGGCGGAGGATTACATTGTCCATATTTGGCATAGATAAGACGTAGGATTATGTGTCAAGGGTCCCAAATAATATTATGCTAAACATTTTATAacattgaaataaatacaaccATTTGCAAAATTATCAGaaaaaaataactaatattaTCCACGATTACAGATGATCAAGATCGCTCAGTAAAATAATCAAGCTTACACTTGACCTTGAGCTCAACttgatttatttagaaaatGACCTACAAGCAAGCATTTTGACCAACCAAAGTTGGACATAGATAACAGAATGGCTAACGTATAGCACTCTATAGAATAGTTTATTACTAAAGGGTAAACACATGCTTCAATCCCCTACATGGCTATACTGCTTAATGGAATATAATATTCCCCCCCTCAACAAAAATGAACCCGACAAAGGAAGAGACGCAGGAAAGAAGATTTGAGATTCTCCTATACATATCAGAagttaaaagacaaaaaaagaaaataaaaaaaagagctCTCGAGGCATAGTTGTTGTCTGTGAAAATTCATAGCACAGCTAACAACTTTATCTCACAGTGATGACAGTCATAATCTATGAGCATGAGGCCCTTTTTCTATTCTGATTAATCAAGGGAATAGAAGGTGCATTTATAGTACAGCCCTACGAttctaaattatttta includes these proteins:
- the LOC136209752 gene encoding rRNA biogenesis protein RRP5-like — protein: MQIDDEATDFPRGGGSSLSHREREEIRAEVDAGFKAPEMVLMKKKKGKKLQTKSHSEADDFGSLFGDRLTGKLPRFANKITSKNISAGMKLWGVVAEVNEKDLVISLPGGLRGLVRSIDALDPVLGRDVEGVEVNLGSIFDVGQLVSCIVLQLDADKKDDRKRKIWLSLRLSLLQKGLLNSIQEGMVLTAYVKSIEDHGYMLHFGLPSLKGFLPKNSPNDSSSAELKTGQLVQGIVKRIDVNMVHLSSNSDEVSKFVLKDLKGISMDLLVPGMMVNARVQSTLENGIMLSFLTFYSGTVDMFHLQNKFSASNWKDCYSNNDKVTARILFIDPSTRAVGLTLNQHLVNNHAPPMHVNIGDIYDSAKVVRVDKGMGLLLEIPSDPVSTPAYVSISDVAENEVHKLEKKFKEGSKVRVRILGYRHLEGLATGLLKASAFEGTIFTHSDVKPGMVVRAKIIAVKSFGATVQFPGQLKALCPLSHMSEFEIAKPRKKFKVGAELLFGVLGCKKKMITVTHKKTLVKSKLPILSSYVDASDGLITHGWITKIEKHGCFVHFYNGVQGFAPRSELGLEPGIDASTGYKVGQVIKCRVVSSIPASRRINLSFTMKPTRVSEEETVKLGSVVAGVVEKVMPHAVVVYVNSKGCMRGTISTEHLADYKEQADKLKSVLKPGYEFDQLLVLDIGSKSLVLSAKYSLINSACQIPSEFSQICPQSVVHGYICNIIETGCFVRFLGHLTGFSPRRMTMDDQKAQLAEAFYIGQSVRSNIIDVNSETNRITVSMKQSSCFSTDASFLESYFRLEDKVRSCMFSDSISPDMKWLESFKIGSVIEAKVKESKDVGIVVTFDKYNGVVGFIAHYQLGQIVVETGSTVRAAVLDVLKSDRFVELSLKPQFLDKSSEERSNSLTHKKKRKRELSKELELHQTVNAVVEIVKENYLILSIPEHDYAIGYASVSDYNTQKLPQKHFLNGQSVLATVMEIPSPSNAGKLLLLLKSIREVTETSSSKKAKKKSSYDVGSLVQAEITEKKSLEMRLKFGIGFRGRISITEVNDDCVENPFEGFRIGQTVTARIVAKASKSDKNKLWELSVKPKMITDFCELGDKLVSENHEFSLGQHVSGYVYKVDSDWAWITVSRNVKAQLFILDSGNQPNELQEFQKRFFVGKAVNGNALSYSKEKKLLRLVLHPFCAVSGKHFDGKAKNMNEALENVPHDLASSHIHEGEVVGGRISKILPGVGGLVVQIGPHLHGRVHFTELQDSWVSDPLSCYREGQFVQCKVLEISSSVQGTIHVDLSLRSSLDGMLSRNSTELSENVDAPSQRVEKVEDLHPNTVVQGYVKNVTPKGCFILLSRKIDARILISHLSDEFIENPEKEFPTGKLVIGRVVSVEPLSKRVEVTLKKSNACGAAKSGPNDLSHLHVGDKISGRIKRVEPYGLFIAIDHTNSVGLCHVSELSDDHGDNIQAKYRAGEKVTARILKVDEERHRISLGMKDLENGNYVGILPSEKETAVAISEDDGTDDDGDNKSLDSSSHGLEMMDFELENEEPSLLIQAEARASVPPLDVTLDDVEQSDTDDVVDQNQEHIDEEKNNRRAKKKAKEEREKEISAAEDRVLENDKPSTADDFEKLIRSSPNNSFIWINYMDFLLKLADIEKARSIAERALRTINVREEHEKLNIWLAYFNLENEHGNPPGEDVKKVFQRALQYCDPKKVHLALLGMYERTEQHKLADELLDRMVKKFRTSCKIWLKRVHRLLKQEQEGIQAVIQRALLSLPHHKHIKFISQTAILEFKCGVPDRGRSMFEGILREYPKRTDLWSVYIDQEIKLGDADVTRALFERAISLSLPPKKMKFLFKKYLEYERSLGDEDKIESVKQKAMEYVETTLA